A genomic region of [Eubacterium] eligens ATCC 27750 contains the following coding sequences:
- a CDS encoding glycosyltransferase yields the protein MKVSVIIPSLNPDNKLVAVVDALLEEGFKDIIIVNDGSDEEHMAPFNEVAAHSECTILTHEVNKGKGRGLKTAFEFCLENRKDIDGVVTVDGDNQHRAKDIKKCSETMVSTGNVVLGVRDFTGDDVPARSKFGNNMTSGVFKVLCRLNISDTQTGLRAIPYKYLETFDKVEGERFEYETNMLLAFKKYNIGFQEESIETVYIEDNSSSHFNPVKDSIKIYKVIFKYLFKSTGMKYVGSSIASWAIDNIIFNVLEFVLIGLTVSLRIFISTAAARVLSSVFNFSLNRNAVFKSQSGLKQTVVRYYILWFCQLACSYALVYIATKLLALSIVLSGIAKIIIDLALFFVSYQIQKRWVFK from the coding sequence ATGAAAGTATCGGTTATTATACCTTCACTGAATCCTGATAATAAGCTTGTAGCTGTAGTTGATGCTTTACTTGAAGAAGGCTTTAAGGACATCATTATTGTTAATGATGGAAGTGATGAGGAACATATGGCTCCTTTTAATGAAGTAGCAGCACATAGTGAATGTACAATTCTTACACATGAAGTTAACAAGGGAAAAGGAAGAGGCTTGAAGACTGCATTTGAATTCTGCCTTGAGAATAGAAAAGATATTGATGGAGTTGTGACAGTAGATGGTGATAATCAGCATCGTGCCAAAGATATTAAGAAATGCAGTGAAACTATGGTCAGTACAGGAAATGTCGTTTTAGGCGTAAGGGATTTTACTGGTGATGATGTACCGGCAAGAAGTAAATTTGGCAATAATATGACTAGTGGAGTATTTAAGGTGCTTTGCAGATTGAATATTTCGGACACACAGACCGGCTTAAGAGCAATACCTTACAAGTACCTTGAGACATTTGACAAGGTAGAAGGCGAACGATTTGAGTATGAGACTAATATGCTGCTTGCTTTCAAAAAGTATAATATTGGATTTCAGGAAGAATCGATAGAAACTGTGTACATAGAAGATAATTCATCATCACATTTTAATCCTGTCAAAGATTCAATTAAGATATACAAAGTGATATTTAAATATTTATTTAAAAGCACAGGCATGAAATATGTAGGAAGCTCTATTGCTTCGTGGGCTATAGATAATATAATATTTAATGTGCTTGAATTTGTGCTTATAGGGCTTACAGTCAGCTTAAGAATATTCATAAGTACAGCAGCGGCAAGAGTGCTTTCATCAGTTTTTAATTTCTCGCTTAACAGAAATGCAGTATTTAAATCACAGTCCGGTCTTAAACAGACGGTGGTAAGATATTACATTTTATGGTTCTGTCAGCTTGCTTGTTCTTATGCTTTGGTGTATATTGCTACAAAGCTGCTGGCATTAAGCATTGTGCTTTCAGGAATTGCCAAGATAATAATTGATCTTGCATTGTTCTTTGTAAGTTATCAGATTCAGAAAAGATGGGTTTTTAAGTAA
- a CDS encoding phosphodiester glycosidase family protein produces MAKRKNNIDDIDIVDDFELEDIDDFDPFDVLDDSYEDEKSYGNDKPQGGNTSNRRNKNKKKNPVLVWAGRVGATLLSTILILVIFLYAVMAMLVYGPSKTAKIQFVLSVQETSAIGFLANWFCSQDEIDQIKANNAIKDTDEITDAGLVNIDTAAQDPETPDIEIVDVKGATYSGKLMIVKDPSRLFVGTVPEFTNGNGMVVADIAKRYDAIGGVNGGEFVDGETTYTAMPIGLVMKDGEILNDNGGTSHVTGITFDNKLVLGNMNAAKAKELNIRDCVSISNHIGPFLIVNGEAQDIVGIAGGTNPRTAIGQTADGKILLLAVDGRQPNSIGATFSDLQDIMAQYGAVNASTMDGGTSTQMYYDGEVINVPYSPTGPRSCPTAFLIK; encoded by the coding sequence GTGGCAAAAAGAAAGAATAATATTGACGATATAGATATCGTTGATGATTTTGAACTTGAAGATATTGATGATTTTGATCCGTTTGATGTTTTAGATGACAGCTATGAAGATGAAAAGTCGTATGGTAACGATAAGCCACAGGGTGGCAATACATCTAATAGAAGAAATAAAAATAAAAAGAAGAATCCAGTTCTTGTATGGGCAGGAAGAGTCGGTGCGACACTTTTGTCAACTATTCTTATTCTGGTGATATTTCTGTATGCTGTTATGGCAATGCTTGTGTATGGACCATCTAAGACAGCAAAGATTCAGTTTGTACTTTCTGTACAGGAGACAAGTGCAATAGGATTTCTTGCTAACTGGTTCTGCTCTCAGGATGAGATAGACCAGATTAAGGCCAATAACGCAATTAAAGATACAGATGAGATAACAGATGCGGGACTTGTAAATATTGATACAGCAGCCCAGGATCCAGAAACTCCTGATATTGAGATTGTGGACGTAAAGGGCGCTACATATTCTGGAAAACTCATGATTGTAAAAGATCCAAGCAGATTATTTGTGGGAACAGTTCCTGAATTTACCAATGGAAATGGAATGGTTGTTGCAGATATTGCAAAGAGATATGATGCAATCGGCGGAGTTAATGGCGGAGAATTTGTTGATGGGGAAACAACTTATACAGCAATGCCGATTGGTCTTGTAATGAAAGACGGAGAGATTCTTAATGATAATGGCGGAACATCTCATGTTACCGGAATTACATTTGATAATAAGCTTGTTCTTGGTAATATGAATGCTGCAAAGGCAAAGGAACTTAATATAAGAGACTGCGTAAGCATAAGCAATCATATTGGTCCATTTCTTATTGTTAATGGAGAGGCTCAGGATATTGTTGGTATTGCAGGGGGAACTAATCCAAGAACTGCCATAGGACAGACAGCAGATGGAAAGATTCTTCTTCTTGCAGTAGATGGAAGACAGCCTAACAGTATAGGTGCTACATTTTCAGACCTACAGGATATTATGGCACAGTATGGAGCTGTAAATGCATCTACAATGGACGGTGGAACATCAACACAGATGTATTATGATGGGGAAGTAATAAATGTACCATATTCACCAACAGGCCCAAGAAGCTGTCCGACAGCATTTTTAATTAAGTAA
- a CDS encoding putative polysaccharide biosynthesis protein, with protein sequence MSESNKRNFIVHGSILAIAGILVRIIGMLYRIPVVNIIGSEGNGIYGAAFNIYNIMLVLSSYGLPMAVSKLVSARFTKKRYKSAAKVLRCSLMVAVCTGGIAALLVFFGASFIENVIYGGGLPGLAVPLRILAPTIFLVAILGVIRGFFQGQSTMIPTAVSQILEQIVNAIVSIAAGYGMMKAFASSPDVAAYGAAGSTLGTAMGALTAVLFMGFLYAIYTPTFNRLKRKDRHTENQSTGQICKIIIYTMIPIILGQTFYQISALIDDVMFSNIMVGRDVTKSISMDLGNFSSSYSLLIGIPQGVASAMSASMLPSVVASFTDRDYDSIYDKITKTLKTNMFIAVPSFVGLFIIGQPIIKLLFSRYNSVQGGMMLKIGAIAVVFYTLSTVTSTALQGIDRVNVPMIHSSISLAVHIVLVFVLLKFSALGIYAVVIGNATFPILIFILNLRTLYQEIDYTMPYISVFAKPGISALVMGVFTWLSYKGMYTLTSSNVLALVIAFMVALITYFGPYYALTKMRVFE encoded by the coding sequence ATGTCGGAGTCTAATAAACGTAATTTTATAGTTCATGGAAGTATTCTCGCAATTGCAGGTATTCTTGTCAGGATAATAGGCATGCTTTACAGAATTCCTGTAGTTAACATTATAGGAAGTGAAGGCAATGGTATATATGGAGCTGCTTTCAACATATATAATATAATGCTTGTGTTGTCTTCGTACGGACTGCCAATGGCTGTATCAAAGCTTGTGTCAGCAAGATTTACAAAGAAAAGATATAAAAGTGCTGCTAAAGTATTAAGATGTTCTTTAATGGTTGCAGTGTGTACAGGAGGTATCGCAGCACTTCTTGTATTTTTTGGCGCTTCATTTATAGAGAATGTTATATATGGAGGAGGGCTTCCGGGACTTGCGGTTCCATTAAGGATTCTTGCACCGACAATATTCCTTGTTGCAATTCTTGGGGTTATAAGAGGATTCTTTCAGGGACAGAGTACAATGATTCCAACTGCCGTATCGCAGATACTTGAGCAGATTGTTAATGCGATTGTTAGTATTGCAGCAGGATATGGAATGATGAAAGCATTTGCTTCATCACCTGATGTGGCAGCATATGGCGCTGCAGGAAGTACGCTTGGTACTGCTATGGGAGCGCTTACGGCTGTTTTATTCATGGGATTTTTGTATGCGATATATACACCGACATTTAACAGACTGAAAAGAAAAGACAGACATACAGAGAACCAGAGCACAGGGCAGATTTGTAAGATAATCATATATACAATGATACCAATTATACTTGGACAGACATTTTATCAGATAAGTGCTTTGATAGACGATGTAATGTTTAGCAATATAATGGTTGGAAGAGATGTTACTAAGAGCATATCTATGGATCTTGGTAATTTCAGTTCAAGCTACAGCCTGCTTATAGGAATTCCACAGGGGGTTGCATCTGCAATGTCTGCTTCGATGCTGCCTAGCGTTGTTGCATCATTTACAGACAGGGATTATGATTCTATATATGATAAGATTACTAAGACATTAAAGACTAACATGTTTATTGCTGTTCCATCATTTGTAGGGCTGTTTATTATAGGTCAGCCTATAATAAAGCTGTTATTTTCCCGCTATAACAGCGTTCAGGGTGGAATGATGTTAAAAATAGGTGCGATTGCGGTAGTATTCTATACACTCTCTACAGTTACAAGTACAGCACTGCAGGGAATTGACCGTGTAAATGTACCAATGATTCATTCATCTATATCACTTGCTGTTCATATTGTGCTGGTATTCGTGCTTCTTAAGTTCTCAGCACTAGGAATATATGCAGTGGTTATAGGTAATGCAACATTTCCAATATTAATATTTATACTTAATCTAAGAACCTTATATCAAGAGATTGATTATACGATGCCGTATATAAGTGTATTTGCAAAACCAGGTATATCGGCACTTGTAATGGGCGTGTTTACATGGCTTTCATATAAGGGAATGTATACACTTACATCATCTAATGTTCTGGCACTGGTAATAGCCTTTATGGTTGCATTAATAACATATTTTGGTCCTTACTATGCTTTAACTAAGATGAGAGTATTTGAATAA
- a CDS encoding UvrB/UvrC motif-containing protein, whose product MLCENCHQNEASIHYTEIINGVKKEHHICMDCARRLNFAGMSDSSDAEFPFVRLLTGLLAGNSAQVEDGPMMHIRCPGCGMTFDEFTMVGKFGCAECYGVFGPLIEDNMKRLHGDSVHRGKIYKKYSGLSDGNNETDTLPVMQDENDDYESRIRELGIKLREAVEIENYEEAARLRDMIHQLKKMDNTDDSTQGGGHDA is encoded by the coding sequence ATGCTTTGTGAGAATTGTCATCAGAATGAAGCTTCAATTCATTATACAGAAATAATTAACGGAGTTAAGAAGGAACACCATATATGCATGGATTGTGCAAGAAGGCTTAATTTTGCAGGAATGTCAGACAGTTCAGATGCGGAGTTTCCATTTGTAAGGCTTCTGACGGGTCTGCTGGCTGGTAATTCAGCCCAGGTGGAAGATGGTCCTATGATGCATATCAGATGCCCTGGTTGTGGAATGACATTTGATGAATTTACTATGGTTGGTAAATTTGGTTGTGCTGAGTGCTATGGGGTATTTGGACCTCTTATTGAGGATAATATGAAAAGACTGCATGGAGATTCAGTTCATAGGGGAAAGATATATAAGAAGTACTCAGGGCTGTCTGATGGAAATAATGAGACAGATACTCTGCCAGTCATGCAGGATGAAAATGATGATTATGAAAGTCGTATCAGGGAACTGGGGATAAAGTTAAGAGAGGCTGTTGAGATAGAGAATTATGAAGAGGCAGCCAGATTAAGGGACATGATTCACCAGTTAAAGAAAATGGATAATACGGATGATTCAACACAGGGAGGCGGTCACGATGCTTAG